A single window of Luteipulveratus halotolerans DNA harbors:
- a CDS encoding SDR family oxidoreductase — protein sequence MTDPTTPPSWVDGVPGVGRTPVLVTGGTGTLGRHVVAELERSQVPARVLSRTPRQVETEEVHGDLATGEGLEEAVADVQAVVHCATSPTHPQDVDVAGTRRLLEAVTAVNPEAHVVHVSILGALANPLPYYRAKVAAETAVTAWDGRRTIVRTTQFHQLVERLTRVSVGPLGLGVRGLRFAPVDPLFVAARLVDHALSDPRREPLELAGPEVLSAREVAVLTARVKGRPAPRVVPLPAVGSVLRAFARGSNLPGPDCERGGRPYVEWLAAEVDADSVD from the coding sequence GTGACCGACCCCACCACGCCACCCTCGTGGGTGGACGGCGTCCCCGGCGTCGGACGCACACCCGTTCTCGTCACCGGCGGCACGGGCACCCTCGGACGTCACGTCGTCGCCGAGCTCGAGCGGTCGCAGGTGCCGGCTCGTGTGCTGTCGCGGACGCCCCGCCAGGTCGAGACCGAGGAGGTCCACGGCGACCTCGCCACCGGAGAGGGACTCGAGGAGGCCGTCGCCGACGTCCAGGCCGTGGTGCACTGCGCCACCAGCCCGACTCACCCGCAGGACGTCGATGTCGCGGGCACCCGGCGCCTGCTCGAGGCCGTGACCGCGGTCAACCCGGAAGCGCACGTCGTACACGTCTCGATCCTGGGCGCCCTGGCCAACCCACTCCCCTACTACCGCGCCAAGGTCGCCGCCGAGACGGCCGTGACCGCCTGGGACGGGCGGCGCACCATCGTGCGGACCACCCAGTTCCACCAGCTCGTCGAACGCCTCACCCGCGTGTCGGTCGGCCCGCTCGGCCTGGGGGTCCGGGGCCTGCGCTTCGCACCGGTCGACCCGCTGTTCGTGGCGGCGCGCCTCGTCGACCACGCCCTGTCCGATCCCCGACGCGAGCCGCTCGAGCTCGCCGGCCCCGAGGTGCTGTCCGCCCGCGAGGTCGCAGTGCTGACGGCTCGCGTCAAGGGTCGCCCCGCACCCCGCGTCGTGCCGCTGCCCGCCGTCGGCTCCGTGCTCCGGGCGTTCGCGCGGGGATCCAACCTGCCGGGCCCGGACTGCGAGCGCGGCGGCCGACCGTACGTCGAGTGGCTGGCTGCCGAGGTCGACGCGGACTCCGTCGACTGA
- a CDS encoding DUF5719 family protein, whose protein sequence is MKGLGVARAALVAVAGTAMVWGASRTDASLDLTRSSDHRVAAAVDTGALTRAELVCPGPERPGSAGGGSQDVQLLTASTPTSMLPGSARAQGSGSVRAARLPVGQGGAPSVVAERGRVSTSTSAGAGAIDVLASGSLAPGLAALQVDDDRSDTSHGLSMAPCSSTAASSYLLAGGPQPGRLERVVLTNPSPNPVLARLSVLGTSRHQELTVPARSRTVTLLGSVDDTAGAPVVKVTSGSGSLGVAMSDTFLDGTRPVGNDLTGPATRPSTDAVVPAVFTGGERAAVRVGVPGNDDAVVRVQLLGTDDVEAVPDVVQTMAGGHSGTILLPKLPPGRYALRVTADVPVVAAAESVTGRAAGGASDLTWVPTSEPITAVAGTPVPRLPQMTSALMVSNPGDTDTQVVVGVTDAAGRTTPRTVRVPAGGLADIATPGAAAVWVRTTGAPVHAALVVGGSDGKGRPMLSAVPLNPAAVSAKVIDAREGVSQ, encoded by the coding sequence ATGAAGGGCCTCGGAGTCGCCCGAGCCGCGCTCGTGGCCGTTGCGGGCACGGCGATGGTCTGGGGTGCAAGCCGCACCGACGCGAGCCTGGACCTCACCCGGTCGAGCGACCACCGGGTCGCGGCCGCGGTCGACACCGGTGCCCTGACCCGCGCCGAGCTGGTCTGCCCCGGTCCGGAGCGCCCGGGCTCGGCCGGAGGCGGCAGCCAGGACGTCCAGCTGCTGACGGCCAGCACGCCCACCTCGATGCTGCCGGGATCAGCCCGCGCCCAGGGCAGTGGCTCGGTGCGGGCCGCTCGGCTCCCCGTCGGTCAGGGCGGCGCGCCGTCGGTCGTCGCCGAGCGCGGCCGCGTCTCGACGTCGACCAGTGCGGGAGCCGGCGCGATCGACGTGCTCGCCTCGGGTTCGCTCGCACCCGGCCTCGCCGCGCTGCAGGTCGACGACGACCGTTCCGACACCTCGCACGGGCTCTCGATGGCGCCGTGCAGCTCGACCGCCGCGTCCTCATACCTGCTCGCGGGCGGCCCGCAGCCGGGTCGCCTCGAACGCGTGGTCCTCACCAACCCCTCGCCCAACCCGGTGCTGGCGCGGCTGTCGGTCCTCGGCACGAGCCGGCACCAGGAGCTCACCGTGCCCGCGCGGTCGCGGACGGTCACGCTGCTGGGCTCGGTCGACGACACCGCCGGCGCACCGGTCGTCAAGGTCACCTCGGGCTCGGGCAGCCTCGGCGTGGCGATGTCGGACACCTTCCTCGACGGCACCCGGCCGGTCGGCAACGACCTCACCGGTCCCGCGACGCGGCCGAGCACCGACGCCGTCGTGCCCGCCGTGTTCACCGGTGGCGAGCGCGCTGCCGTACGCGTCGGTGTGCCGGGCAACGACGACGCGGTCGTGCGGGTTCAGCTGCTCGGCACCGACGACGTCGAGGCCGTCCCCGATGTGGTGCAGACCATGGCCGGCGGGCACAGCGGGACGATCCTGCTCCCGAAGCTCCCGCCCGGCCGCTACGCGTTGCGGGTGACCGCGGACGTGCCCGTGGTCGCCGCAGCCGAGTCGGTCACCGGTCGTGCGGCCGGTGGCGCGAGCGATCTGACCTGGGTGCCGACGTCCGAGCCGATCACGGCGGTCGCCGGTACGCCGGTGCCGCGCCTGCCGCAGATGACCTCGGCGCTCATGGTCAGCAACCCCGGTGACACCGACACGCAGGTCGTCGTCGGCGTCACCGATGCCGCGGGTCGGACCACGCCGCGGACGGTGCGGGTGCCGGCCGGTGGTCTTGCAGACATCGCGACACCCGGTGCGGCCGCCGTCTGGGTGCGTACGACGGGCGCCCCGGTGCACGCGGCCCTGGTCGTCGGCGGCAGCGACGGCAAGGGAAGGCCGATGCTGTCCGCGGTCCCGCTCAACCCGGCGGCGGTCTCGGCCAAGGTCATCGACGCCCGAGAAGGCGTGTCGCAGTAG
- a CDS encoding Trm112 family protein: MSATIEPWLREILRCPVCRQELVDGTGPEGGAELQCAGDCEQPGQRRAYRIDGGIPVLLAEEARVFQA, from the coding sequence ATGAGCGCGACCATCGAGCCGTGGCTGCGAGAGATCCTGCGCTGCCCGGTGTGCCGTCAGGAACTGGTCGACGGCACCGGCCCCGAGGGCGGCGCCGAGCTGCAGTGCGCAGGCGACTGCGAGCAGCCCGGCCAGCGCCGCGCGTACCGCATCGACGGCGGCATCCCGGTGCTGCTCGCCGAGGAAGCCCGCGTCTTCCAGGCCTAG
- a CDS encoding SIS domain-containing protein → MPYIEDSALDDAEQLRRLDSRDTLRALATAGAQVREAMTLSEEAGVDRAAYGERPRSVLVAALGGSSVVADVLDLLAEPGSPVPVTVRRNLPLPGWVGPLDLVIAVSLSGRAAGPLALAAEAARRGAALLTVGADDSPLADVCRQSRGVHIGVGRDRTSSRTSLWSLLTPVLMAADGLGLVDVPASVLPELATRLDEQAEACRPSSETFVNPAKLAAAQLGGTVPMTLGDNALTGVVALRAASMLARTARVPATWGELPDAASQVVACFDGPFTAGGGNGSMSSGADIFADPFLDAPAQPSLGLLMLRDAPPEQHTRETDQARALGDALLETAREAGVTVVEQTAQAGHPVVRLAELLAFGDYVSTYLALGLGLDPSVSPHVADLRDRTKGWA, encoded by the coding sequence GTGCCTTACATCGAGGACTCCGCCCTCGACGACGCCGAGCAGCTGCGGCGTCTGGACTCGCGTGACACCCTGCGGGCGCTGGCCACCGCCGGTGCGCAGGTCCGCGAGGCGATGACGCTGTCAGAGGAGGCCGGGGTCGACCGGGCGGCGTACGGCGAGCGTCCGCGCTCGGTGCTCGTCGCCGCACTCGGCGGCTCGTCGGTCGTCGCCGACGTGCTCGACCTGCTCGCCGAGCCCGGTTCGCCGGTGCCGGTCACCGTCCGCCGCAACCTGCCGCTGCCCGGCTGGGTCGGTCCGCTCGACCTGGTCATCGCCGTCTCGCTGTCGGGCCGGGCAGCCGGTCCGCTCGCGCTCGCCGCCGAGGCTGCACGTCGCGGTGCTGCCCTGCTGACGGTCGGCGCCGACGACTCGCCGCTCGCCGACGTCTGTCGCCAGAGCCGCGGTGTGCACATCGGGGTCGGTCGTGACCGCACGTCCAGTCGCACGTCGCTGTGGTCGCTGCTGACCCCGGTCCTGATGGCCGCCGACGGTCTCGGACTGGTCGACGTGCCCGCATCGGTGCTGCCCGAGCTCGCCACCCGGCTCGACGAGCAGGCCGAGGCGTGCCGACCGTCGTCCGAGACGTTCGTCAACCCCGCCAAGCTCGCTGCCGCACAGCTCGGCGGCACGGTGCCGATGACGCTGGGCGACAACGCCCTCACCGGTGTGGTCGCGCTGCGCGCCGCGTCGATGCTGGCCCGTACGGCGCGGGTCCCGGCGACCTGGGGTGAGCTGCCCGACGCCGCCTCGCAGGTCGTCGCGTGCTTTGACGGGCCGTTCACCGCAGGGGGCGGCAACGGCTCGATGAGCAGCGGTGCTGACATCTTCGCCGACCCGTTCCTCGACGCGCCCGCACAACCCTCGCTCGGCCTGCTGATGCTGCGCGACGCGCCGCCCGAGCAGCACACCCGCGAGACCGACCAGGCCCGAGCGCTCGGCGACGCGCTGCTCGAGACCGCGCGCGAGGCCGGCGTGACCGTCGTCGAGCAGACCGCCCAGGCCGGGCACCCCGTCGTACGCCTCGCCGAGCTGCTGGCGTTCGGTGACTACGTCTCGACCTACCTGGCGCTCGGGCTCGGGCTCGACCCGTCGGTGTCACCGCACGTCGCCGATCTGCGCGACCGCACGAAAGGATGGGCGTGA
- a CDS encoding metallopeptidase family protein gives MHPSASSSTRDGGRRPATPRRRDRHGRGARGPIAWPPVPSMVAPATRFDELVLDAAERVEHRLGRPLDQVELAVEDVPPSDPASWEESVPLGRLFPAEHRSPARVVVYRRPVESRAESARDLAELVDHVVTEQIAGLLGIAPEDLED, from the coding sequence GTGCACCCGTCAGCGAGCTCCTCGACGCGCGACGGCGGACGTCGCCCTGCGACGCCACGCCGTCGTGACCGCCACGGCCGCGGCGCCCGCGGCCCGATCGCCTGGCCGCCGGTGCCGTCGATGGTGGCGCCGGCCACCCGGTTCGACGAGCTCGTGCTCGATGCCGCCGAGCGGGTCGAGCACCGGCTCGGCAGACCGCTCGACCAGGTCGAGCTCGCGGTCGAGGACGTACCCCCGAGCGACCCCGCGTCGTGGGAGGAGTCGGTGCCGCTCGGACGTCTCTTCCCGGCCGAGCACCGTTCTCCCGCAAGGGTTGTCGTCTACCGCCGGCCGGTCGAGTCGCGCGCCGAGAGCGCCCGCGACCTGGCCGAGCTCGTCGACCACGTGGTGACCGAGCAGATCGCCGGGCTGCTCGGCATCGCGCCTGAGGACCTCGAGGACTGA
- a CDS encoding DUF3499 family protein produces the protein MATLTYVYADQTAVLGPLATYAEPHTYDLCADHAGRLTAPRGWDVVRLAVDLTEPAPSPDDLLALADAVRAAAQPPPAQEPAPRPSPGDRPADGAAVTSDRRRHLRVLPDV, from the coding sequence GTGGCGACGCTGACCTATGTCTACGCCGACCAGACCGCGGTCCTCGGGCCGCTCGCGACGTATGCCGAGCCGCACACGTACGACCTGTGCGCCGATCACGCCGGCCGCCTCACCGCCCCTCGGGGCTGGGACGTGGTCCGTCTCGCGGTCGACCTGACCGAGCCCGCGCCGAGCCCCGACGACCTGCTGGCCCTCGCCGACGCGGTGCGCGCCGCGGCCCAGCCGCCGCCCGCCCAGGAGCCCGCGCCGCGTCCGTCACCCGGTGACCGTCCCGCCGACGGCGCTGCGGTCACCTCCGACCGTCGACGCCATCTGCGAGTCCTGCCCGACGTGTGA
- a CDS encoding phosphomannomutase/phosphoglucomutase, protein MTSPRLADFVKTYDVRGIVPDQLSVPVARALGAAFAQVIVLPDGGTAMVVGHDMRPSSPQLSRAFAEGAAEHGVDTTLIGLCSTDGLYYASGVLDVPGAMFTASHNPAQYNGIKTCRAGARAISLDTGLAEVRDLAQWTLDRGAAHGAGGEQTGTIIERDMLGDYAAFLRELVDVSAGRPLKVVVDAGNGMAGLTAPAVLDGLPLEVLPLYFELDGTFPNHEANPLEPANLVDLQAAVREHGADLGLAFDGDADRCFVIDERGEAVSPSAITALVAVREIEREVVAGTPVGDITVMYNLISSRAVPEIVAERGARPVRTKVGHSLIKAQMAQQSAVFGGEHSAHYYFRDFWFADTGMLAALHVLAALGSSDRPLSELVAGYSRYVASGEINSTVSDAAAATDRVRSWAMAEVGVVEDTLDGLTLTHDESPMWWLNLRASNTEPLLRLNVEAADQATMDRVRDSALALVRQDETKE, encoded by the coding sequence GTGACCTCGCCCCGCCTCGCCGACTTCGTCAAGACGTACGACGTGCGGGGCATTGTCCCCGACCAGCTCAGTGTCCCGGTCGCGCGCGCCCTCGGCGCGGCGTTCGCCCAGGTGATCGTCCTGCCCGACGGCGGCACCGCGATGGTCGTCGGCCACGACATGCGACCGAGCTCACCGCAGCTGTCCCGCGCCTTCGCCGAAGGCGCGGCCGAGCACGGCGTCGACACCACTCTGATCGGGCTGTGCTCGACCGACGGCCTCTACTACGCGAGCGGTGTCCTCGACGTGCCCGGGGCGATGTTCACCGCGAGTCACAACCCGGCGCAGTACAACGGCATCAAGACGTGTCGTGCCGGTGCCCGTGCCATCAGCCTCGACACCGGCCTCGCCGAGGTGCGTGACCTGGCGCAGTGGACCCTCGACCGTGGCGCGGCGCACGGTGCGGGTGGCGAGCAGACCGGCACGATCATCGAGCGCGACATGCTGGGCGACTACGCCGCGTTCCTGCGCGAGCTGGTCGACGTCAGCGCGGGCCGACCCCTCAAGGTGGTGGTCGACGCGGGCAACGGCATGGCGGGGCTGACCGCGCCGGCGGTGCTCGACGGGCTGCCGCTGGAGGTGCTCCCGCTCTACTTCGAGCTCGACGGCACGTTCCCCAACCATGAGGCCAACCCTCTGGAGCCGGCCAACCTGGTCGACCTGCAGGCCGCCGTGCGCGAGCACGGTGCCGACCTCGGGCTGGCGTTCGACGGCGACGCCGACCGCTGCTTCGTCATCGACGAGCGCGGCGAGGCGGTCAGCCCGTCGGCGATCACCGCACTGGTCGCGGTGCGCGAGATCGAGCGCGAGGTCGTGGCCGGCACACCGGTCGGCGACATCACCGTCATGTACAACCTGATCTCCTCGCGCGCCGTGCCCGAGATCGTCGCCGAGCGCGGCGCCCGGCCCGTCCGTACCAAGGTCGGTCACTCACTCATCAAGGCGCAGATGGCGCAGCAGTCTGCGGTCTTCGGTGGTGAGCACTCCGCCCACTACTACTTCCGCGACTTCTGGTTCGCCGACACCGGCATGCTGGCGGCGCTGCACGTGCTGGCCGCCCTCGGCAGCAGCGACCGTCCCCTGTCCGAGCTCGTCGCTGGCTACAGTCGGTACGTCGCCTCGGGCGAGATCAACTCGACGGTGTCGGACGCTGCCGCCGCGACCGATCGCGTACGGTCCTGGGCGATGGCTGAGGTTGGCGTCGTCGAGGACACGCTCGACGGTCTGACGCTCACGCACGACGAGTCGCCGATGTGGTGGCTCAACCTGCGGGCGAGCAACACCGAGCCGTTGCTGCGGCTCAACGTCGAGGCGGCGGATCAGGCCACCATGGACCGAGTGCGGGACAGCGCGTTGGCGCTGGTCCGTCAGGACGAGACCAAGGAGTGA